In Sphingopyxis sp. FD7, a single window of DNA contains:
- a CDS encoding lytic transglycosylase domain-containing protein, with the protein MAGLRVAITALALLAAAPAGAQSVVHWRPYIEAASARFGVPVEWIERVMRAESGGRTMLDGRPITSHAGAMGLMQLMPGTWSEMRARLGLGSDPHSPRDNILAGTLYLRLMYDRFGYPGLFAAYNAGPARYAEHVRTGRALPGETRAYLASVAGVPVNSQSAVAAASATPRTANAIFFAIGDRPPAGRSEAGAATLFVVLRAGPPETAAPGRP; encoded by the coding sequence GTGGCTGGGCTGAGGGTCGCCATCACCGCCTTGGCGCTGCTAGCGGCGGCGCCGGCTGGCGCGCAGTCGGTCGTTCACTGGCGGCCTTATATCGAGGCAGCCTCGGCGCGTTTCGGCGTGCCGGTAGAATGGATCGAGCGCGTCATGCGCGCCGAGAGCGGCGGACGCACGATGCTGGACGGTCGCCCGATCACCAGCCACGCCGGCGCGATGGGGCTGATGCAGCTCATGCCCGGCACCTGGTCCGAAATGCGCGCGCGGCTCGGGCTCGGGTCCGATCCACATAGCCCGCGCGACAACATATTGGCGGGGACGCTCTATCTTCGCCTGATGTATGACCGCTTCGGCTATCCCGGTCTGTTCGCAGCCTATAATGCGGGACCGGCACGCTATGCCGAGCACGTGCGGACCGGCCGCGCGCTGCCCGGCGAGACCCGCGCCTATCTCGCGAGCGTCGCCGGAGTGCCCGTCAATTCCCAGTCGGCTGTCGCGGCCGCCAGTGCAACGCCGCGTACCGCCAATGCCATCTTCTTCGCGATCGGCGACCGGCCCCCTGCCGGCCGGAGCGAAGCCGGCGCGGCCACGCTGTTCGTCGTGCTACGCGCAGGGCCGCCCGAGACGGCTGCGCCAGGCCGTCCGTAG
- a CDS encoding DUF2958 domain-containing protein, which yields MILLTPELRFALRANDLARCAAARDGAPEPDPVPLVKFFNPLGAATWLATELYDDDDTLFGLADLGFGFPELGTFSLSEMASVRLPFGLFIERDEHFEPFAPLSTWAETARRAGAIIFAETELRRAADSRNGKELPPRGG from the coding sequence ATGATCCTGCTGACCCCCGAACTGCGCTTCGCGCTGCGCGCGAACGACTTGGCCCGCTGCGCCGCCGCGCGCGATGGCGCGCCAGAACCCGATCCCGTTCCGCTGGTCAAATTCTTCAATCCCTTGGGCGCGGCAACATGGCTCGCGACCGAGCTTTACGATGATGACGACACGCTGTTCGGCCTTGCCGACTTGGGGTTCGGCTTTCCCGAACTCGGCACATTCAGCCTGTCCGAAATGGCGAGCGTCCGCTTGCCCTTCGGCCTGTTCATCGAGCGCGACGAGCATTTCGAACCGTTCGCCCCGCTCTCGACATGGGCCGAGACCGCGCGGCGGGCGGGCGCGATCATCTTCGCTGAAACCGAACTTCGCCGCGCGGCCGACAGCCGCAACGGCAAGGAGCTTCCGCCCCGAGGCGGGTGA
- a CDS encoding tyrosine-type recombinase/integrase, which translates to MSIITVCERREAKGLDAHVPLILHGDALYDPDLDRFFLDLPLSGVRSRHSLRAYAYDVAVWLRFLDACGKTVWAATRDDVDAYHRERRRDEADHRITAASWNRAVASLDRLYRWGEQQGLIVEAPFSRLAVWRPAQGGRRGMIAARNDAYERVARRSDVRFVTMDDYRIFREVGLRGLAPDGTERPGARDRNGLRNALFADLLVTTGLRLEEASGLLADELAAIDHDDGQAAQLWLRLPPPLTKGDRGRSILVPRRLLRQIAAYVAVERTAGVAKFAARDGAARFERPIPVTRAGFDRMRDVCTPEERCRLILCDEDGTPREPAALWLTEVGQPVRPNSWEVIFTRACKRCAEHGFPLSISPHQLRHTFAVHMLALLIQQRLREAALPAGPVESYRLILGDPLQQVQRLLGHASLATTYIYLDHIATRADTVDAAVEELLALLPGPQGA; encoded by the coding sequence GTGTCGATCATTACTGTTTGCGAGCGGCGTGAGGCCAAGGGCCTCGATGCGCATGTGCCGCTGATCCTGCACGGCGACGCGCTCTATGATCCCGATCTGGATCGCTTTTTTCTCGACCTGCCGCTGTCGGGGGTCCGCTCCCGCCACTCGCTTCGCGCCTACGCCTATGATGTCGCGGTCTGGCTTCGCTTTCTCGATGCCTGTGGCAAGACGGTGTGGGCTGCGACCCGCGACGATGTCGACGCCTATCATCGTGAGCGACGCCGCGACGAGGCCGATCACCGGATCACGGCGGCAAGCTGGAACAGGGCCGTCGCCAGCCTCGATCGTCTCTACCGCTGGGGCGAGCAACAGGGGCTGATCGTCGAGGCGCCGTTCAGCCGCCTCGCCGTGTGGCGACCGGCGCAGGGTGGCCGTCGAGGCATGATCGCGGCGCGCAACGACGCCTATGAGCGCGTGGCCAGACGATCGGACGTGCGGTTTGTCACGATGGACGACTACCGCATTTTCCGCGAGGTCGGCCTGCGGGGTCTCGCCCCTGACGGCACGGAACGCCCCGGCGCTCGCGATCGCAACGGGCTGCGCAATGCGCTGTTCGCCGATCTTCTCGTTACCACTGGCCTGCGTCTTGAAGAGGCGTCGGGCCTGCTCGCCGATGAACTCGCGGCCATCGACCACGACGATGGTCAGGCGGCGCAGCTTTGGCTGCGCCTGCCGCCGCCGCTCACCAAGGGCGACCGTGGACGCAGCATCCTGGTCCCGCGCCGTCTGCTTCGCCAGATCGCCGCCTATGTCGCCGTAGAGCGGACTGCGGGCGTGGCCAAGTTCGCCGCGCGCGACGGCGCGGCCAGATTCGAGCGACCGATCCCTGTCACTCGCGCCGGTTTCGACCGCATGCGCGACGTCTGCACCCCGGAGGAACGATGCCGCCTTATCCTGTGCGACGAGGATGGAACGCCCCGCGAGCCGGCGGCGCTATGGCTGACAGAGGTCGGGCAGCCTGTCCGCCCCAACTCGTGGGAGGTGATCTTCACCCGCGCCTGCAAGCGGTGTGCGGAGCACGGCTTTCCGCTGTCGATCAGCCCGCACCAGCTTCGCCACACCTTCGCGGTCCATATGCTCGCCTTGCTGATCCAGCAGCGACTGCGCGAGGCCGCGCTGCCGGCGGGTCCGGTGGAGAGCTATCGGCTGATCCTGGGCGACCCGCTGCAACAGGTGCAACGCCTTCTCGGCCACGCGAGCCTCGCCACCACCTATATCTATCTCGATCATATCGCGACCCGCGCCGATACGGTGGATGCGGCCGTCGAGGAACTGCTGGCGCTGTTGCCGGGACCGCAGGGCGCATGA
- a CDS encoding CaiB/BaiF CoA transferase family protein, which translates to MTKTGPLAGLKILEIAGIGPAPFCGMLLADLGADVVVIERVSPNSENIDLGSGAIVNRGKRVIALDLKSPEGVAHVLDLVQRGDVLIEGMRPGVMERLGLGPEVCLARNPRLVFGRMTGWGQQGPLAQAAGHDINYIALSGALWYAGHPGEPPMAPPSLVGDIGGGALYLAIGVLAAAMHARDTGNGQVVDAAIVDGSAHMMNLLLSLKAAGQVASIRGCSILDGPHWYSTYRCADGNFISVGSLEPKFYALLCKKLGLAGDSSFDDGYDRDAWPELKQRFSEIFAMRTREEWRALLEGSDACFAPVLDPDEAARHPHMAARGVYREIDNILQAMPAPRFSGSSLPIPGPIPLHHEDPSTIRRGWSKPDRCGITARTDCCE; encoded by the coding sequence ATGACGAAAACTGGTCCGCTTGCAGGCCTCAAAATACTCGAAATTGCGGGCATCGGCCCGGCGCCGTTTTGCGGAATGCTGTTGGCCGACCTTGGCGCCGATGTCGTCGTCATTGAACGCGTAAGCCCTAACTCCGAAAATATCGATCTTGGCAGCGGCGCCATTGTGAACCGCGGGAAACGTGTAATTGCCTTGGATCTGAAGTCCCCCGAAGGCGTCGCGCATGTCCTGGATCTCGTCCAAAGGGGCGATGTACTGATCGAAGGCATGCGGCCTGGGGTGATGGAGAGGCTCGGCCTTGGTCCCGAGGTTTGCCTAGCGCGTAACCCCCGCCTTGTATTCGGTCGCATGACGGGTTGGGGGCAGCAGGGACCTCTCGCCCAAGCGGCCGGCCATGACATCAACTATATCGCGCTGTCAGGAGCCCTTTGGTATGCTGGGCATCCTGGTGAACCGCCAATGGCGCCGCCAAGCCTGGTAGGCGATATTGGGGGTGGAGCGCTTTATTTGGCCATCGGCGTCCTCGCAGCGGCAATGCACGCCCGGGATACCGGGAATGGGCAAGTGGTTGACGCCGCGATCGTCGATGGGAGCGCTCACATGATGAACTTGCTCCTGAGCCTGAAGGCCGCCGGCCAGGTTGCCAGCATACGCGGCTGCAGCATCCTTGACGGCCCTCACTGGTACTCGACCTATCGGTGCGCCGACGGGAATTTCATCTCAGTCGGATCACTCGAGCCCAAGTTCTATGCGCTGCTTTGCAAAAAGCTGGGGTTGGCCGGCGATAGCAGTTTTGACGACGGCTATGATCGTGATGCCTGGCCCGAGCTCAAGCAGCGTTTTAGCGAGATATTCGCCATGCGGACACGGGAAGAATGGCGCGCACTGCTGGAAGGCAGCGATGCCTGCTTTGCCCCCGTGCTTGATCCGGACGAAGCGGCGCGCCATCCTCATATGGCAGCGCGAGGCGTCTATCGGGAGATCGACAATATCCTTCAGGCAATGCCGGCGCCACGTTTTTCGGGCTCGTCACTACCGATCCCCGGACCGATCCCGCTGCATCATGAAGATCCGAGTACAATTCGGCGGGGCTGGAGCAAACCGGACCGCTGCGGGATTACCGCCAGAACCGACTGTTGCGAGTAG
- a CDS encoding LuxR family transcriptional regulator: MPFRDLDAYIKQARRANSDRELFSCSEAAARQLGLPWLAIVQSMAFFQPGGRYFRMDNFQSWGDVFVAEGYYRDDPALLAARSTSRAFGWHEMERLLGGFTRRQARIVREAARHGLRNGLTVPIGVAGEPPGCCTFATRDGQLPPSHICRIATLMASEAFTEARRLHGFPARRLELPHLSPKRLECFRLAAMGKSDVEIGIMMHIAPTTVRTYMRDLREHFGIYSRAQLPAIALACGIVCIEEIVPRF; encoded by the coding sequence GTGCCGTTTCGCGACCTCGATGCCTATATTAAGCAGGCCAGGCGCGCGAACAGTGATCGCGAGCTGTTCAGTTGCAGCGAGGCCGCCGCACGCCAGCTCGGCCTCCCATGGCTCGCGATCGTCCAGAGCATGGCCTTCTTTCAGCCCGGTGGGCGATATTTCCGCATGGACAATTTCCAGAGCTGGGGCGACGTTTTCGTCGCCGAAGGCTATTACCGCGACGATCCCGCCTTGCTCGCGGCGCGCTCGACAAGCCGGGCGTTCGGCTGGCACGAAATGGAGCGACTGCTGGGCGGCTTCACGCGGCGGCAGGCGCGCATCGTGCGCGAAGCCGCGCGTCATGGCCTGCGCAACGGCCTCACCGTTCCGATTGGCGTCGCCGGCGAGCCGCCCGGATGCTGTACGTTCGCAACGCGCGACGGGCAATTGCCGCCATCGCATATCTGCCGGATCGCGACGCTGATGGCGAGCGAGGCTTTTACCGAGGCGCGGCGCTTGCACGGCTTTCCGGCGCGCCGCCTGGAATTGCCCCATCTCAGCCCAAAGCGGCTCGAATGCTTTCGCTTGGCGGCGATGGGCAAGAGCGACGTCGAGATCGGGATCATGATGCACATCGCGCCAACGACCGTGCGCACCTACATGCGCGACCTGCGCGAGCATTTCGGCATCTATTCCCGCGCGCAGCTCCCGGCGATCGCGCTCGCCTGCGGGATCGTCTGCATCGAGGAGATCGTCCCGCGCTTCTGA
- a CDS encoding zincin-like metallopeptidase domain-containing protein, with protein sequence MTSTSMKITKVQFRAGLSGYVAEMGSAFLCAALGIEPTVRHADYLASWLEVLREDNRAIFCAASAASKAADWIMARHTEASESDERRAAA encoded by the coding sequence ATGACCAGCACCTCGATGAAAATCACGAAGGTGCAATTTAGGGCTGGACTGTCAGGATATGTCGCCGAAATGGGTAGCGCCTTCCTCTGCGCCGCGCTTGGCATCGAACCGACCGTGCGCCATGCCGATTATCTGGCATCATGGCTGGAGGTCTTGCGCGAGGACAATCGCGCCATCTTCTGCGCCGCGAGCGCGGCGAGCAAGGCCGCCGACTGGATAATGGCGCGCCATACCGAGGCCAGCGAAAGCGACGAGCGGAGGGCGGCGGCATGA
- a CDS encoding ArdC family protein, with protein MFRSSASAARADVYTRITEEIIAAIEHGPGDWRAPWHHNGTSIARPSNLGSGKRYRGINTVALWVAAMNGGYADGLWGTYRQWAAAGAQVRKGERATTVVFWKQVESGGGDALEDDEGGRKKMFARAFSVFNVAQVDGFAPPPVVTLPEADRHAHAEAFIANLGIQTIFGGSEAFYRPSTDTVHMPTFECFRDAAAFYGVWLHEHGHATGAKHRLDRDLSGRFGSASYAADECCVEILSGLILADLGIAHHPRPDHAAYISSWLKVLKDDPRAIFTAASKAQQAADWMWAQQPQHEELAA; from the coding sequence ATGTTCCGCTCTTCCGCATCGGCCGCGCGCGCCGACGTCTACACCCGCATAACCGAGGAGATCATCGCCGCGATCGAACATGGTCCGGGAGATTGGCGCGCTCCCTGGCACCACAACGGCACCAGCATTGCGCGCCCGTCCAACCTGGGCTCGGGCAAAAGGTACCGTGGCATCAACACGGTCGCGCTCTGGGTTGCGGCCATGAACGGTGGCTATGCCGATGGCTTGTGGGGCACCTATCGGCAGTGGGCAGCGGCCGGCGCTCAGGTCCGCAAGGGCGAGCGGGCGACGACCGTTGTCTTCTGGAAGCAGGTCGAGTCCGGCGGTGGCGATGCGCTTGAGGACGACGAAGGCGGCCGCAAAAAGATGTTCGCTCGAGCCTTTTCGGTTTTCAACGTCGCTCAGGTCGATGGGTTTGCGCCGCCCCCGGTCGTGACATTGCCAGAGGCCGATCGCCACGCCCATGCCGAGGCGTTCATCGCCAACCTTGGCATCCAGACCATTTTCGGCGGTTCGGAGGCATTCTATCGTCCCTCGACGGACACGGTTCATATGCCCACCTTCGAGTGTTTCCGCGACGCAGCCGCATTCTACGGCGTCTGGTTGCATGAACATGGCCATGCCACAGGGGCAAAGCATCGTCTTGATCGCGACCTTTCCGGCCGCTTCGGTTCTGCTTCCTATGCGGCCGACGAATGCTGCGTGGAAATTCTCAGTGGGCTGATCCTGGCAGACCTCGGGATCGCCCATCATCCGCGCCCGGATCATGCTGCTTACATCTCTTCATGGCTCAAGGTGCTCAAGGATGATCCCCGGGCCATCTTCACGGCAGCCAGTAAAGCCCAACAAGCCGCCGACTGGATGTGGGCGCAGCAGCCCCAGCACGAGGAGTTGGCAGCATGA
- a CDS encoding acyl-homoserine-lactone synthase: MIHIVQGCSLTDARAASMFEDRKTLFVDLLGWDVPVVGGRYEIDSYDGDKAVYLIATDDGCIHQGSMRLLSTEGAHLLADRFASLCECDAPRGEQVREITRLCLPQRLGAPGRLRVRNRLISAMVDHALGSGITMLTGVVTAAFREEVLAMGWRAAPLGPARRIDGAFLGAFRIEICAGTPALLASNGIYVPGAITPDAAARAA, translated from the coding sequence ATGATCCATATTGTCCAAGGGTGCTCGCTTACCGATGCGCGCGCCGCCTCGATGTTCGAGGACCGCAAGACCCTGTTCGTCGATCTGCTGGGCTGGGATGTTCCGGTCGTCGGCGGCCGCTATGAAATCGACAGCTATGACGGCGACAAGGCGGTCTATCTGATCGCCACCGACGATGGCTGCATTCACCAGGGGTCGATGCGGCTGCTATCGACAGAGGGCGCGCATCTGCTCGCCGATCGTTTCGCGTCGCTCTGCGAGTGCGATGCGCCCCGGGGGGAGCAGGTTCGCGAGATTACGCGACTTTGCCTGCCGCAACGATTGGGCGCCCCCGGACGCCTGCGTGTCCGCAACCGGCTCATCTCGGCGATGGTCGATCATGCGCTCGGCAGCGGAATCACCATGCTAACCGGCGTCGTGACCGCTGCTTTTCGCGAGGAGGTTTTGGCGATGGGCTGGCGCGCAGCGCCGCTCGGCCCCGCGCGCCGCATCGATGGCGCGTTCCTTGGAGCGTTCCGCATCGAGATCTGCGCCGGTACGCCTGCGCTGCTGGCGTCGAACGGCATCTATGTGCCGGGTGCGATCACTCCCGATGCGGCGGCAAGAGCCGCGTGA
- a CDS encoding phytanoyl-CoA dioxygenase family protein has product MAMHDPARLAAMLLADGYVIVDNAVPTELITALEAELAPRFVATPFCEGGFYGARTKRFGALLRRSRHIAGLVLHPIICGIAETVLGEWCDRIVLNLTQAIEIHPGALAQVPHRDQDLWGGVKTGMHYQINVIWPIDPFTLESGATLVWPGSHHDAASQPGDARPVAAEMPPGSALLFLGSILHGAGANQSDHVRRAVITSYCLGWLRTFENQYLVYPPAIARAFDPDLAALIGYAQHRPNLGNVEGQCPSVLLYRDDIDGLPAIDALLPGQADMLDAYVADQEAARAGLIGG; this is encoded by the coding sequence ATGGCGATGCACGACCCCGCCCGCCTAGCCGCGATGCTGCTCGCCGACGGTTATGTCATTGTCGATAACGCCGTGCCGACCGAGCTAATCACCGCGCTCGAAGCCGAACTCGCACCGCGCTTCGTCGCCACGCCCTTTTGCGAAGGCGGATTCTACGGAGCCCGCACCAAGCGCTTTGGCGCGTTGTTGCGGCGTTCACGGCATATCGCCGGCCTTGTGCTGCACCCGATCATCTGCGGTATCGCCGAAACGGTGCTCGGGGAATGGTGCGATCGTATCGTTCTCAACCTCACCCAGGCGATCGAAATCCATCCCGGCGCGCTCGCGCAGGTGCCGCACCGCGACCAGGATCTCTGGGGCGGCGTCAAGACCGGGATGCACTATCAGATCAACGTCATCTGGCCGATCGATCCGTTCACGCTGGAGAGTGGCGCGACGCTGGTCTGGCCGGGCAGCCATCACGATGCGGCATCGCAACCGGGCGATGCACGTCCGGTCGCCGCCGAAATGCCACCCGGCTCCGCGCTGCTGTTCCTCGGATCGATCCTGCATGGTGCCGGCGCTAACCAGTCCGATCATGTGCGCCGCGCGGTCATCACCTCCTATTGCCTCGGATGGCTGCGGACGTTCGAGAATCAGTATCTCGTCTACCCGCCCGCCATCGCTCGAGCGTTCGATCCCGATCTGGCCGCGCTCATCGGCTATGCCCAGCATCGCCCCAATCTCGGTAATGTCGAAGGCCAGTGCCCATCGGTGCTGCTTTACCGCGACGATATTGACGGCCTCCCGGCGATCGACGCGCTGCTTCCCGGTCAGGCGGACATGTTGGACGCCTACGTCGCGGATCAGGAAGCGGCGCGTGCGGGCCTGATCGGCGGGTAA
- a CDS encoding S26 family signal peptidase, translated as MLISVGVAALTATIALPPTPRLVWNVSASAPIGLYAVGGRHDIAAGDMVLARVPDRWRRLAAERRYIPINVPLVKRVAAVPGDRVCARGRDISVNGRPVTDRREADGRGRPMPRWSGCVTLRTGALFLLMDSPDSFDGRYFGPTSRGDVIGEARLLWLG; from the coding sequence GTGCTGATCAGTGTTGGCGTCGCCGCGCTGACGGCGACGATCGCGCTGCCCCCGACGCCGCGGCTGGTCTGGAACGTGTCGGCCAGCGCGCCGATCGGCCTCTATGCCGTTGGCGGCCGTCACGACATCGCGGCTGGCGACATGGTGCTGGCCCGCGTGCCCGACCGCTGGCGCCGGCTCGCCGCCGAGCGGCGCTACATTCCGATCAACGTCCCTTTGGTGAAGCGCGTCGCGGCCGTGCCCGGCGACCGCGTTTGCGCCCGTGGTCGCGATATCTCCGTAAATGGCCGCCCAGTCACTGATCGCCGCGAAGCTGACGGCCGCGGGCGGCCGATGCCGCGGTGGAGCGGATGTGTGACACTGAGAACCGGTGCGCTGTTCCTCCTGATGGACAGCCCGGATTCGTTCGACGGGCGTTATTTCGGACCGACATCGCGCGGCGACGTCATCGGCGAGGCGCGGCTGTTGTGGCTGGGCTGA
- a CDS encoding helix-turn-helix domain-containing protein: MTHDPNDKAGGGARTPTEVAPPAVNGGAVSSTAERARRAREHCPFLTTKQAAFHLGLAADTLKKMRRERRGPCCRKHGTVWRYHIDDIEAWSRANMRDGGNG; encoded by the coding sequence ATGACACACGATCCGAACGACAAAGCAGGCGGCGGCGCACGAACACCGACCGAGGTGGCGCCGCCCGCTGTGAACGGTGGAGCTGTATCTTCGACCGCGGAGCGCGCCCGGCGGGCACGCGAACATTGCCCGTTCCTGACAACCAAGCAGGCCGCGTTCCATCTCGGCCTCGCAGCGGACACGCTCAAGAAGATGCGCCGCGAGCGGCGCGGTCCGTGCTGCCGGAAACACGGCACCGTCTGGCGCTACCATATCGACGATATCGAGGCCTGGTCGCGCGCGAACATGCGGGATGGCGGAAATGGCTAG
- a CDS encoding integrase: protein MTMPAHVRAPAFDDRPVLATAPLKAGHAREELSRVGDPSWDLGAAVFRENARRCHVTVHFDVLEHADVQAAMRAYLYARLNVDLPGYRQKLPPASIRQAFNRARRFFAFVRLTLGRLDLARIDQALVDAYARHLRDDPARRPIIVGQLLEVITDLYHLREHLPDCGIAFEPWAGRTPARVAGYRHVRENRTPRFPEDVIAALLAWSLRYVTVFAHDILAARRELDRLEARRDRLVVADSSFSEADRQQRRRTRLTAFFDRRRREGRGLPIWGTAHNGKVRVDPNTGTVTPPINAHLLHLHAGIDVRAEPRAHLMLTGGEPRLIEAAAAELGVEVGGMDTPISIDPESGRPWRARFDAKTLAHEERMLQAAAYILCAYLTGMRDCEVQAMRRGCLSIVRTEDGLIERHRIRSTIYKRRSALGEAASWVTIEPVADAIAVLERLSARPARASGSDTLWPVLRPSAVTKTHLSSEVVRQLNVFRDHLNAAFGSPDAPVVPPGPDGKPWRITTRQFRRTIAWHIANRPFGTIAGMIQYKHASVAAFEGYAGTSASGFRAEVEAQRRLGQLDDLLGYFDRRQGGASLGGPAGPRIARTLDDAADRLAPLPAMIADRSRLRVMLASVARTFHVGPLADCFFDPATALCLKRVTTPDPGQPLTALCEPTRCPNACITARHRPAWERGAGEARTLLREKRLSGLQRIAVEQDLRRIEAVLAQIAPDGALPPQSAAEEEGARIT from the coding sequence ATGACCATGCCCGCCCATGTTCGCGCACCCGCGTTCGATGATCGGCCCGTGCTGGCGACCGCGCCGCTCAAGGCGGGCCATGCCCGCGAAGAGCTGTCGCGCGTCGGCGACCCGAGCTGGGATCTCGGTGCCGCCGTCTTCCGCGAGAACGCCCGGCGCTGCCATGTCACCGTGCATTTCGACGTGCTCGAACACGCCGACGTGCAGGCGGCGATGCGCGCCTATCTCTACGCGCGCCTCAACGTCGATCTTCCCGGTTACCGCCAGAAGCTGCCGCCCGCGAGCATCCGGCAGGCGTTCAACCGGGCACGCCGGTTCTTCGCCTTCGTGCGCTTGACGCTCGGACGGCTCGACCTTGCCCGCATCGATCAGGCGTTGGTCGATGCTTATGCCCGCCATCTTCGCGACGATCCTGCCCGGCGACCCATCATCGTCGGCCAGCTCCTTGAGGTGATCACCGATCTCTATCATTTGCGCGAGCACCTGCCTGACTGTGGCATCGCTTTCGAGCCCTGGGCCGGGCGAACGCCCGCGCGCGTCGCAGGCTATCGGCACGTACGTGAGAACCGCACCCCGCGGTTTCCGGAAGACGTCATCGCCGCGCTGCTCGCCTGGTCATTGCGCTACGTCACCGTCTTCGCACACGATATTCTCGCAGCCCGCCGCGAGCTTGACCGGCTCGAAGCGCGGCGTGATCGTCTTGTCGTCGCCGATTCCAGCTTCTCGGAGGCTGATCGCCAGCAACGTCGCCGCACCCGGCTCACGGCCTTTTTCGATCGCCGCCGCCGCGAGGGGCGCGGCTTGCCGATCTGGGGCACCGCTCACAACGGCAAGGTGCGCGTCGATCCCAACACTGGCACCGTGACCCCGCCGATCAACGCCCACCTTCTTCATCTTCATGCCGGGATCGATGTGCGGGCGGAACCGCGTGCGCATCTCATGCTGACTGGCGGCGAGCCGAGGCTGATCGAGGCAGCGGCAGCCGAGCTGGGGGTCGAAGTGGGCGGCATGGACACACCGATCTCGATCGATCCCGAGAGCGGTCGACCATGGCGCGCACGCTTCGACGCGAAGACCCTCGCGCACGAGGAACGCATGCTCCAGGCCGCCGCCTATATATTGTGCGCCTATCTAACCGGCATGCGCGACTGCGAGGTGCAGGCGATGCGGCGCGGTTGTCTCTCGATCGTGCGCACCGAGGACGGTTTGATCGAGCGGCATCGCATCCGATCGACCATCTACAAGCGCCGGTCGGCCCTGGGCGAGGCGGCGAGCTGGGTGACGATCGAGCCGGTCGCAGACGCGATCGCGGTGCTCGAACGCCTCTCGGCAAGACCAGCGCGCGCCAGTGGCAGCGATACGCTCTGGCCGGTGCTGCGCCCGAGCGCCGTCACCAAGACGCACCTGTCGAGCGAGGTAGTTCGTCAGCTCAACGTCTTCCGCGACCACCTCAACGCCGCCTTCGGCAGCCCCGATGCGCCGGTCGTCCCGCCCGGACCCGATGGCAAGCCGTGGCGGATCACGACGCGGCAGTTTCGGCGCACCATCGCGTGGCATATCGCCAACCGTCCGTTCGGCACTATCGCCGGCATGATCCAGTATAAGCACGCCTCGGTTGCCGCTTTCGAGGGCTATGCCGGGACCAGCGCATCGGGGTTCCGCGCCGAGGTTGAGGCGCAGCGTCGGCTCGGCCAGCTCGACGACCTGCTGGGCTATTTCGACCGGAGACAGGGCGGCGCATCGCTTGGCGGTCCGGCGGGACCGCGCATCGCGCGGACGCTCGACGATGCGGCCGACAGGCTGGCCCCTTTGCCCGCCATGATCGCCGACCGGTCCCGGCTGCGGGTCATGCTCGCTAGCGTTGCGCGCACCTTCCATGTCGGTCCGCTCGCGGATTGCTTCTTCGATCCCGCGACAGCGCTCTGCCTCAAGCGTGTGACCACCCCCGATCCCGGGCAGCCGCTCACCGCCCTGTGCGAGCCGACCCGCTGCCCCAACGCCTGCATCACCGCCCGCCACAGGCCGGCATGGGAGCGCGGCGCTGGTGAGGCGCGGACGTTGCTGCGCGAGAAGCGCCTGTCTGGATTGCAGCGTATTGCTGTTGAACAGGATCTTCGCCGGATCGAGGCCGTGCTGGCCCAGATTGCGCCCGATGGCGCGTTGCCGCCGCAGTCGGCGGCAGAGGAAGAGGGGGCTCGGATCACGTGA
- a CDS encoding helix-turn-helix domain-containing protein, translated as MDASKSFSLNLRKLRLAMRITQEALAHDAGTSSSYLSAIENGRSSPTLKAMERLAKALGVNAVYLLSGRISISIVSDDELEIGAILARPAVTLRRHPHKPTGRPSKTK; from the coding sequence ATGGATGCGTCGAAGTCCTTCAGTTTGAATCTCAGGAAATTGCGGCTTGCGATGCGCATCACGCAAGAAGCGCTCGCCCATGATGCGGGCACGAGCAGCTCTTATCTGAGTGCGATCGAAAATGGCCGGTCGAGCCCGACGCTGAAAGCAATGGAGCGGCTCGCGAAGGCACTCGGCGTCAATGCCGTCTATCTCTTGTCCGGCCGGATATCGATCTCGATCGTTTCGGACGACGAACTGGAAATCGGCGCGATACTGGCGCGCCCGGCGGTGACGCTCCGGCGCCATCCGCACAAGCCGACGGGGCGGCCGAGCAAGACCAAGTAA